One stretch of Pseudomonas sp. NC02 DNA includes these proteins:
- the pglX gene encoding BREX-1 system adenine-specific DNA-methyltransferase PglX, producing METSKLKKFAQQARRLLLEQVGAKLALVLDTSSAARRENLQAVAQLEKQIAASGREQLIDKVAYTWFNRICALRFMDVNGYTRIRVVSPAEEGQFQPEILAEAKAGHIDEERVPKQIRQQIQALLSGTAPSRDPQQEAYRLLVVAECNAFHSAMPYLFERIADYTELLMPDDLLSGNSVLAYTREAMTPDACQDVEVIGWLYQFYISEKKDAVFEGLKKNQKIKAKDIPAATQLFTPHFIVRYLVENSLGRLWLLNHPSSSLAGQMDYYIKPDAPETDFLKLARPEDIKVCDPACGSGHMLTYAFDLLYAIYEEVGTDPSEISEKILTHNLYGIELDERAGELAAFALTMKARAKQRRFFNKAIKPNICVLEKVEFSHGELDEYITAVGRDLFTLDLRETLKQFEEADNFGSLIRPKLTSVQNVLSVLEAKDMAGNLFLKSTHEKVLRVLLQADYLSQKYQVVVANPPYMGGKGMNARLAAWAKESYPSSKSDLFAMFIERNLDLAVPAGAVAMITMQSWMFLSSFESLRARILNQNTILSMAHLGARAFDSIGGEVVSTTAFVLENQHKPEYRGAYLRLVDGTSEAKKAAMLKEAIQ from the coding sequence ATGGAAACCAGCAAACTCAAGAAATTTGCCCAGCAGGCACGTCGCCTGCTCTTGGAGCAAGTGGGTGCCAAGCTCGCCCTGGTGTTAGATACCAGTAGCGCTGCCCGCCGTGAGAATCTGCAAGCCGTGGCTCAGCTGGAAAAGCAGATTGCCGCTAGCGGCCGCGAACAGCTGATCGATAAGGTCGCCTACACCTGGTTCAACCGCATCTGCGCCCTGCGCTTTATGGACGTCAACGGCTACACCCGCATTCGCGTGGTTTCCCCTGCGGAAGAAGGCCAGTTTCAGCCAGAAATCCTCGCTGAAGCCAAAGCCGGTCATATCGATGAAGAGCGCGTGCCGAAGCAAATCCGCCAGCAGATTCAGGCTCTGCTCAGTGGCACCGCACCCAGCCGTGATCCGCAGCAGGAAGCCTATCGCCTGCTGGTGGTGGCCGAGTGCAACGCCTTCCACAGTGCAATGCCGTATCTGTTCGAGCGCATTGCTGACTACACCGAGTTGTTGATGCCCGATGACTTGCTTTCGGGAAACTCCGTTTTGGCCTACACCCGTGAAGCGATGACGCCTGATGCTTGTCAGGACGTAGAAGTCATCGGCTGGCTGTACCAGTTCTACATCTCGGAGAAAAAGGACGCGGTGTTTGAAGGGCTGAAGAAAAACCAGAAGATCAAAGCGAAAGATATTCCTGCCGCCACCCAGCTATTTACCCCGCACTTTATTGTGCGTTATCTGGTCGAGAACTCCCTGGGCCGCCTGTGGTTGCTCAACCACCCCAGCTCATCATTGGCCGGGCAGATGGACTACTACATCAAACCTGATGCGCCAGAAACCGACTTCCTTAAGCTTGCTCGCCCCGAAGACATTAAAGTGTGCGATCCAGCCTGCGGTTCTGGTCACATGCTTACCTACGCCTTCGACTTGCTGTATGCCATCTACGAAGAAGTGGGTACCGACCCCAGCGAAATCTCGGAGAAGATCCTTACCCATAACCTCTATGGCATCGAGCTGGACGAACGAGCAGGGGAGCTGGCAGCTTTTGCGTTGACCATGAAAGCGCGCGCCAAGCAGCGGCGCTTTTTCAACAAGGCTATCAAGCCAAACATCTGCGTGCTGGAAAAGGTGGAGTTTAGCCACGGTGAGTTGGATGAATACATCACTGCTGTGGGGCGTGACCTGTTCACTCTCGACCTGCGCGAAACTCTCAAACAGTTTGAGGAGGCCGATAACTTTGGATCGCTGATCCGCCCCAAGCTCACCAGCGTACAAAATGTATTGTCCGTGCTGGAGGCTAAGGACATGGCAGGCAACCTGTTCCTTAAAAGCACACACGAAAAAGTGTTGAGGGTGCTGCTGCAGGCAGACTATCTGAGCCAAAAATACCAAGTGGTTGTCGCCAATCCACCCTATATGGGCGGCAAGGGCATGAATGCGCGATTGGCTGCATGGGCCAAGGAAAGCTACCCCAGCAGCAAGTCCGATCTGTTTGCCATGTTTATCGAGCGTAATCTCGATCTGGCTGTGCCTGCAGGAGCGGTGGCCATGATCACCATGCAAAGCTGGATGTTCCTGTCCTCATTCGAGTCGCTGCGCGCCCGTATCCTGAACCAGAACACCATTTTGTCCATGGCACATCTGGGCGCACGGGCCTTCGACAGTATCGGTGGCGAAGTGGTCTCAACGACGGCTTTTGTGCTGGAGAACCAACACAAACCGGAATACAGGGGGGCCTATCTGCGCCTAGTGGATGGCACTTCCGAAGCCAAGAAGGCCGCAATGCTCAAGGAGGCCATTCAATGA
- the pglZ gene encoding BREX-1 system phosphatase PglZ type A — protein sequence MSNPKITQALSNLFDKQRIVFWYDTRQEFRADFETLQLPDVEKIELANNEFGVKYRLLREQPEQKFLLYREGAEPPHLQNWLLDVQLASGNCFRTDQVALWLAELELGPDCYPLLEAHVAFFESAKRREALSKLLEPGDSQNLLQRKMLAVCAGNEPRPDVILESLLGDLAAGKDVRIKLIESSGLNAYLWEQVKRAYGYSSEQPGLHDFVIELFKACFMLGIDPAYKARLSAEALVFLKRWKDSRSHEQSFETLSEQCAAVLQIDDKLQTLDWRSLLELDYFELIDRKILSELVRAVVARTVTAQEVEQWVRQRRQSHWFERFKDVYLALEHAAQFIQMLDITQLQMESLTDGVQKYASQWFRLDQRYRKFVYHLRESGQASLLGELAMQVENLYVNNYLGRLNDRWQQHVDAAQQWEAAPVVLQRNFFSRYVQPFVERRTKVCVLISDAFRYEVGEELQSLIRQEDRFDAELDPMLSMLPSYTQLGMAALLPNSSLQLADNDSGDVIVDGQSAQGSVNRGKILATRVPASQVVRAKDLLAMNQADSRALLRDNEVVYVYHNLIDKTGDTRDTEERVFAAAEETLSELIRLVKKLTNANASNLLITADHGFIYQNHPLQESDFLSSEPEGGEVLYRDRRFLLGRSLREGASFKTFSPGQIGLTGTLMVQIPKSINRLRLKGSGSRFVHGGATLQEVVIPVIRINKKRQSDVGRVDVEFIGGGGKTITTGQLAVVLYQIEAVTEKLQSRRLRAGLFTLDGELVSDQHELLFDFSSANPRERELPVRFILSRKADEANNQQVELLLEETVEGTSHFTRYKAARYSIRRSFSSEFDF from the coding sequence ATGAGTAACCCCAAAATCACTCAGGCTCTGAGCAACCTGTTCGACAAGCAGCGCATAGTGTTCTGGTATGACACACGCCAGGAGTTTCGCGCTGATTTCGAGACGCTGCAGCTGCCGGATGTCGAGAAAATCGAGCTGGCTAACAATGAGTTTGGCGTGAAGTACCGCCTACTGCGCGAGCAGCCGGAACAGAAGTTTCTGCTCTACCGTGAAGGTGCCGAACCTCCGCATTTGCAGAATTGGTTGTTGGATGTGCAGCTCGCCAGTGGCAATTGCTTCCGTACTGATCAGGTTGCCTTGTGGCTGGCTGAGCTGGAGTTGGGGCCGGACTGCTATCCGCTGTTGGAAGCCCACGTGGCGTTTTTTGAATCCGCCAAGCGCCGTGAGGCCCTGAGTAAGTTACTTGAGCCGGGTGATTCGCAGAACCTGCTGCAACGCAAGATGCTCGCCGTGTGTGCTGGCAACGAGCCGCGCCCGGATGTAATTCTGGAAAGCCTGCTGGGTGATCTGGCCGCTGGCAAAGATGTGCGGATCAAGTTAATCGAAAGCAGCGGCTTGAATGCCTATCTGTGGGAGCAGGTGAAGCGCGCCTATGGCTATAGCTCCGAGCAACCAGGGTTGCACGATTTCGTTATCGAGCTGTTTAAGGCTTGTTTCATGCTTGGGATCGATCCGGCTTACAAGGCGCGACTGTCCGCAGAGGCGCTGGTGTTCCTCAAGCGCTGGAAGGACAGTCGTTCGCATGAGCAGAGTTTCGAGACACTGTCTGAGCAATGCGCGGCGGTGCTGCAGATCGACGATAAGCTACAAACTCTTGACTGGCGTAGCCTGCTGGAACTGGATTATTTCGAGCTGATCGACCGCAAGATCCTTAGTGAGCTGGTACGTGCCGTAGTGGCCCGTACGGTGACCGCTCAGGAGGTGGAGCAGTGGGTACGCCAGCGCCGTCAAAGCCACTGGTTTGAGCGCTTCAAGGATGTATACCTGGCGCTGGAGCACGCAGCGCAGTTCATCCAAATGCTGGACATAACGCAGCTGCAAATGGAATCGCTGACTGATGGCGTACAAAAGTACGCCAGTCAGTGGTTCAGGCTGGATCAGCGTTACCGCAAGTTCGTCTATCACCTGCGTGAGTCCGGTCAGGCTTCGCTGCTGGGTGAGTTGGCTATGCAGGTCGAGAATCTGTACGTCAACAACTACCTGGGCCGCCTTAACGACCGCTGGCAGCAGCATGTGGATGCGGCGCAGCAGTGGGAGGCCGCGCCCGTAGTGCTACAGCGCAATTTCTTCAGCCGCTATGTACAGCCCTTTGTGGAGCGCAGAACTAAGGTGTGTGTGCTAATTTCCGATGCGTTCCGCTATGAAGTAGGCGAGGAACTGCAAAGTCTGATTCGTCAGGAAGATCGCTTCGATGCCGAGCTGGATCCGATGCTGTCGATGCTGCCAAGTTACACCCAGCTAGGAATGGCGGCGCTGCTACCCAACAGCAGTCTGCAACTGGCCGACAATGACAGTGGTGATGTCATAGTGGATGGTCAGAGCGCTCAAGGCTCGGTCAACCGGGGCAAGATACTGGCGACCAGGGTGCCAGCATCTCAGGTGGTACGAGCCAAGGATCTACTGGCGATGAACCAGGCTGATTCTCGTGCCTTGCTGCGCGACAACGAGGTGGTTTACGTCTATCACAACCTGATCGACAAGACCGGCGACACTCGTGATACCGAGGAACGGGTCTTTGCGGCGGCCGAAGAAACGCTCAGTGAGCTGATCCGTCTGGTGAAGAAGCTGACCAACGCCAATGCCAGTAACCTGCTGATCACTGCCGATCATGGCTTCATCTATCAGAATCATCCGCTGCAGGAGAGTGATTTTCTCAGTAGTGAGCCGGAGGGCGGTGAGGTCCTCTATCGCGATCGGCGTTTTTTACTGGGTCGTAGCTTGCGCGAGGGAGCCAGCTTCAAAACGTTCAGCCCGGGGCAGATAGGGCTGACGGGTACGCTTATGGTGCAGATTCCTAAGTCCATTAACCGTCTACGCCTGAAAGGCTCCGGCAGCCGTTTTGTACACGGTGGTGCTACGCTGCAAGAGGTTGTGATCCCGGTCATCCGAATTAACAAGAAGCGCCAGAGCGATGTGGGCCGGGTGGATGTGGAGTTCATCGGTGGCGGTGGGAAGACCATCACCACCGGGCAGTTGGCCGTGGTGCTCTATCAAATCGAGGCAGTGACCGAGAAACTGCAGTCGCGCCGTCTGCGAGCAGGTCTGTTCACGCTGGATGGTGAGCTAGTATCCGATCAGCATGAGCTGTTGTTCGACTTCAGCTCTGCTAACCCGCGTGAACGGGAGTTGCCCGTGCGCTTCATTCTCAGCCGCAAGGCAGATGAAGCGAACAATCAGCAGGTGGAGCTGCTCCTTGAAGAGACCGTGGAAGGCACTTCACACTTCACACGGTACAAAGCCGCGCGTTACTCCATTCGCCGCTCGTTCAGCAGCGAGTTTGATTTTTAA
- the pglX gene encoding BREX-1 system adenine-specific DNA-methyltransferase PglX, whose translation MSDEREQAAEAGVGMEQYFFRASAADFKKIQGSPIAYWASEAQLKLFDSPKISDYGRVGVGLQTGNNDKYIRYWFEVGFLGVNFLGAKGDRSSTWYPCNKGGDYRKWYGNGLEVIVWKNNGAAVKANTPSAVIRNESCYFKPCVTWSRITSGSISFRYLGEGFIHNDASCFVVGFDDDVNRNLLAYLNSPLRKLVLESINPTLNLLPGQVNDTPYLNCQNAGVGELVDIGKADWNSYETSWDFTGLQMLHPDNRQPKIIATYQQLRIHWSESTREMQRLEEANNCIFIDAYDLQDELTPKVPLKEITLTCNPYYRYGGEKTEAELESLLQADTMAEFLSYAVGCMFGRYSLDKPGLVLANQGDTVAEYLRQIPEPSFMPDEDNVIPLLDGEWFADDVTERFRTFLRMTFSEEHYEENLAFIEQSLGKDVRKYFVKDFYIDHVKRYKKRPIYWLFASPKGTFSALIYLHRYRQDTVSVVLQYLRDFRKKLASRLDYLQQVGISTSVSQGEKTRALKEIETLKKQLLELDDYERDTLYPLATEQVALDLDDGVKVNYLKLGPALKKIVGLDAKGDE comes from the coding sequence ATGAGTGACGAGCGCGAGCAAGCGGCCGAAGCTGGGGTGGGTATGGAGCAGTATTTCTTTCGGGCTTCGGCGGCGGATTTTAAGAAGATTCAGGGGAGTCCGATTGCGTATTGGGCCTCTGAAGCACAGCTAAAGCTATTCGATAGCCCCAAAATTTCCGACTACGGAAGGGTAGGTGTGGGGCTTCAAACAGGAAATAATGACAAATATATTCGCTATTGGTTTGAGGTTGGCTTTCTAGGTGTGAATTTTCTAGGGGCTAAAGGAGATCGTTCTTCAACATGGTACCCATGCAATAAGGGTGGAGACTATCGGAAGTGGTATGGCAATGGGTTAGAGGTCATAGTTTGGAAAAATAATGGGGCTGCAGTAAAAGCAAATACTCCGAGTGCGGTTATAAGAAATGAGTCATGCTATTTCAAACCTTGCGTGACGTGGTCGCGAATAACGTCAGGATCCATTTCGTTTAGATATCTTGGTGAAGGTTTTATTCATAATGATGCAAGCTGCTTTGTGGTTGGGTTCGACGATGACGTTAACAGAAATCTGCTTGCATATCTGAATTCGCCACTTAGAAAGCTGGTGCTTGAAAGTATCAATCCAACGCTTAATCTTTTGCCAGGGCAAGTAAATGACACGCCTTACTTGAATTGTCAGAATGCAGGGGTAGGTGAGCTTGTTGATATTGGTAAAGCAGACTGGAACTCATACGAGACTTCATGGGATTTTACCGGCCTGCAGATGCTTCACCCAGATAATCGCCAGCCCAAGATAATAGCCACCTATCAGCAACTCCGGATCCATTGGAGTGAAAGTACGCGGGAAATGCAGCGCCTCGAAGAAGCGAACAACTGCATCTTCATCGACGCCTATGACCTGCAGGACGAGTTGACACCCAAAGTACCACTGAAGGAAATCACCCTTACCTGTAATCCGTATTACCGCTATGGCGGTGAAAAGACCGAGGCCGAGCTTGAATCGCTTCTGCAGGCGGACACCATGGCCGAGTTTCTCAGCTACGCCGTGGGCTGCATGTTTGGTCGCTACAGTCTGGATAAGCCGGGGCTGGTATTGGCTAATCAAGGCGACACGGTGGCTGAGTATCTGCGCCAGATCCCCGAGCCGAGTTTTATGCCGGATGAGGACAATGTCATCCCGCTGTTGGATGGTGAGTGGTTTGCCGACGATGTAACCGAGCGTTTCCGCACTTTCTTGCGCATGACCTTTAGTGAAGAGCATTACGAAGAAAATCTAGCCTTTATCGAGCAATCGCTTGGCAAGGATGTGCGCAAGTACTTTGTCAAGGACTTCTACATCGACCATGTGAAACGCTACAAGAAGCGGCCGATCTACTGGCTGTTCGCCAGCCCAAAGGGCACCTTCAGCGCACTGATCTACCTGCACCGCTACCGCCAAGATACTGTGAGTGTGGTGCTGCAATACCTGCGCGACTTCCGCAAAAAACTGGCTTCTCGCCTGGACTATCTGCAACAGGTAGGCATCAGCACCAGCGTCAGCCAAGGTGAAAAGACCCGTGCCCTGAAGGAAATCGAAACGCTTAAGAAGCAGCTGCTAGAGTTGGACGACTACGAGCGCGACACCCTCTATCCGCTGGCTACTGAGCAGGTGGCGCTGGACTTGGATGACGGCGTCAAAGTGAACTACCTCAAGCTCGGCCCAGCATTGAAGAAGATCGTCGGGCTAGATGCCAAGGGGGATGAATGA
- the brxC gene encoding BREX system P-loop protein BrxC, which produces MKLHGIFENPVSRPIEGVIKADDETSLYNELSEYVLTDEVAKRLEHFLDAYTDYHHANGVWVSGFFGSGKSHLLKMLALLIENRQVDGSTALDIFLPKIKTDDELLRAQLKKAVAIPSKSILFNIDQKADIISKTQVDALLSVFVKVFNEMCGYYGKHGYIAQFERDLDSRELLLPFKAAYQSIANKPWERGREQALLESGNIAKAYAQITGEDLSLAKGILDKYRAQHSVSIEDFGNQVREWLDKQPSNFRLNFFVDEVGQYVAENSKLMTNLQTVAESLATKCEGRAWIIVTAQEDMDSVMGDMSKQQSNDFTRIQARFANRLKLTSADVAEVIQKRLLTKNDTGADLLKTVYEQQFNNFKTLFDFTDGAQHYTNFRDIAHFTYCYPFVPYQFPLFQSAIRGISMHNGFEGKANSVGERSMLGVFREVAMAIDNEPVGQLATFDRMFEGIRGALKSAIQSAINNAERHLGDPYAVRVLKALFLVKYVKEFKASLRNLNVLMLERFAEDAPAQRKKLEGALDLLEQQTYIQRNGELYEYLTDEEKDVEEEIKNTEIESTDVIKELETLLFDGVIKQRKIRYENGQDFAYTRKMDDRSLSRESELAIHIVTPLSDNFDNPTVQRMQSMGRDELRVVLPADARFMQDLTLHKRTEKYIRHNSSTQQEAIKRIIDAKGFQNTERLADLQDRAKELLGKAHLIINAADVEATSNDGQTRILKGVYQLIETTYPNLRMLRDVPFNENDIGKYLRQAQDGLLGNDATSLTEPEQELLAYIQSNARSGVRTTVKTLLERFERKNYGWYYAAILCNLALVCARGKVEVRQDSNLLEGDSLERSLRNTNAHTTLVLEPQIEFSASQVRHLKEFCADFFDRPASSNEARALARETIDAIKELEIELADLHGQKAQYGFLGVLDGVMATLKEVAGKNVSWFLTDLSRASDALLDAKEQIIEPLRRFMSSPQKAIYDQARQLVQAQEDNFAYVSANEVEAIKALLVDSKPWQGNRLQLAKPQLDSLAQAIAHQVACEKDSAAQRLTEREQSLQGTDEYAKLSTAQQAPLVQPFVDARQALQGQKRIAMIRDQLRHFEDVLYPHLLLQLELLARPKPVEQPKPQPGSGTSVESPIPGSPGDGAPPPAPVVIPEQRVVPARTIKVGYSKPWLTSEADLDDYLRQQREAWLKEILAGNRVQI; this is translated from the coding sequence ATGAAGCTCCATGGAATTTTCGAGAACCCGGTCAGCCGTCCGATTGAGGGCGTGATCAAAGCCGATGACGAGACTAGCCTTTATAACGAGCTGAGTGAGTACGTCCTTACTGACGAGGTCGCCAAGCGGTTAGAACATTTTCTTGATGCCTATACCGACTACCACCACGCTAACGGCGTCTGGGTGTCTGGCTTCTTTGGTTCGGGTAAGTCGCATCTGCTGAAAATGCTCGCCCTATTGATAGAAAATCGCCAGGTCGACGGCAGTACAGCGCTGGATATTTTTCTGCCCAAGATTAAGACTGACGATGAGCTGCTGCGCGCTCAGCTCAAGAAAGCTGTCGCCATTCCGTCGAAAAGTATTCTGTTCAACATCGACCAGAAGGCCGACATCATCAGCAAGACTCAGGTCGACGCTTTGCTCTCGGTGTTCGTCAAAGTCTTCAATGAGATGTGCGGTTATTACGGCAAGCATGGCTACATTGCCCAGTTTGAGCGAGATCTGGACAGCCGCGAACTGTTGCTGCCGTTTAAGGCGGCCTACCAGAGCATTGCCAATAAGCCCTGGGAGCGTGGCCGCGAACAGGCGTTACTGGAGTCAGGCAACATCGCTAAGGCCTACGCCCAGATAACAGGTGAAGACCTCTCTTTGGCCAAGGGCATCCTCGATAAATACCGCGCCCAGCACAGTGTTTCTATTGAAGACTTCGGCAACCAGGTCAGGGAGTGGTTGGACAAACAGCCGTCCAACTTCCGCCTGAACTTCTTTGTAGATGAGGTTGGCCAATACGTTGCAGAAAACTCCAAACTCATGACCAATCTACAAACAGTGGCGGAAAGTCTGGCCACCAAGTGCGAGGGGCGAGCGTGGATCATAGTCACTGCACAGGAGGATATGGACTCCGTGATGGGCGATATGAGCAAGCAACAAAGCAACGACTTCACCAGAATTCAAGCTCGCTTTGCCAACCGCCTAAAACTCACCAGCGCCGATGTCGCAGAGGTGATCCAGAAGCGTCTGCTAACCAAGAACGATACGGGTGCTGACCTGCTAAAAACCGTTTACGAGCAGCAGTTCAATAACTTCAAAACCCTGTTCGATTTTACCGATGGTGCGCAGCACTACACGAATTTCCGTGATATCGCGCACTTCACCTACTGTTACCCCTTCGTGCCTTACCAGTTCCCGCTGTTCCAATCGGCTATTCGTGGCATCTCCATGCACAACGGTTTTGAGGGCAAGGCCAACTCGGTGGGTGAGCGCTCCATGCTTGGTGTATTCCGCGAAGTCGCCATGGCTATCGACAACGAGCCAGTCGGGCAGCTGGCTACCTTCGATCGTATGTTCGAAGGTATTCGAGGCGCACTGAAAAGCGCCATTCAAAGCGCCATCAATAACGCCGAGCGGCATCTGGGTGACCCTTACGCGGTGCGCGTGCTCAAGGCCCTGTTTCTGGTCAAGTACGTCAAGGAGTTCAAAGCCTCTCTGCGCAATCTCAATGTATTGATGCTGGAGCGTTTTGCTGAAGACGCTCCAGCTCAGCGCAAAAAGCTTGAGGGCGCGCTCGACCTGCTTGAGCAGCAGACCTACATTCAGCGTAATGGTGAGCTTTACGAGTACCTGACTGACGAAGAGAAGGATGTCGAGGAAGAGATCAAGAATACCGAGATCGAGTCCACCGATGTCATCAAAGAGCTGGAGACGCTGCTGTTCGATGGGGTGATTAAACAGCGTAAAATTCGCTATGAAAACGGTCAGGACTTCGCCTACACGCGTAAGATGGACGATCGTTCGCTCAGTCGTGAGTCTGAGTTGGCCATTCACATAGTCACCCCGTTGAGCGACAACTTTGACAACCCCACCGTACAGCGCATGCAGAGCATGGGGCGCGACGAGTTGCGCGTGGTGCTGCCGGCCGATGCCCGCTTTATGCAGGATCTCACCCTGCACAAGCGCACTGAGAAGTACATCCGCCACAACAGCAGCACCCAGCAGGAAGCGATCAAACGCATCATTGATGCTAAGGGGTTTCAAAATACTGAGCGGCTGGCCGATCTGCAGGATCGTGCCAAAGAATTGCTTGGCAAAGCGCACTTGATCATCAATGCGGCCGACGTCGAGGCCACTAGCAACGACGGCCAGACACGCATCCTCAAGGGTGTCTACCAACTGATCGAAACCACCTACCCGAACTTACGTATGTTGCGCGATGTGCCGTTCAATGAGAACGACATCGGCAAATATCTGCGTCAGGCCCAAGATGGCTTGCTCGGCAACGACGCAACCAGCCTGACTGAGCCGGAGCAGGAGCTGCTGGCTTATATCCAGAGCAACGCTCGAAGTGGTGTGCGCACCACGGTAAAAACGCTGCTGGAGCGCTTTGAGCGCAAGAACTACGGCTGGTACTACGCGGCTATTCTCTGCAACCTCGCATTGGTCTGTGCGCGTGGCAAGGTAGAAGTGCGGCAAGACAGCAATCTGTTGGAAGGCGATAGCCTAGAACGCAGTTTGCGTAACACCAACGCCCATACAACCCTAGTGCTTGAGCCTCAAATCGAGTTCAGCGCCTCCCAAGTTCGTCATCTCAAAGAGTTCTGTGCAGACTTTTTCGACCGTCCAGCCAGCAGTAACGAAGCCCGTGCCCTGGCGCGTGAAACCATCGACGCAATCAAGGAGCTAGAGATCGAACTGGCCGATCTGCACGGGCAAAAAGCCCAGTACGGGTTTCTTGGGGTGTTGGATGGCGTGATGGCCACCCTTAAGGAAGTCGCAGGAAAAAACGTCAGCTGGTTCCTTACCGACCTATCCCGCGCCTCGGATGCCTTGCTCGACGCTAAAGAACAGATTATTGAACCTCTGCGTCGCTTTATGAGCAGCCCGCAAAAAGCCATCTACGATCAGGCTCGCCAACTGGTGCAGGCGCAAGAAGACAACTTCGCTTACGTATCCGCTAACGAAGTCGAGGCCATCAAGGCGCTGCTCGTAGACAGCAAACCTTGGCAAGGCAACCGCTTACAACTGGCTAAACCGCAGCTCGATAGCCTTGCGCAAGCCATTGCCCATCAAGTGGCCTGCGAGAAAGACTCAGCGGCACAGCGACTGACTGAACGGGAGCAGAGCCTGCAGGGTACCGACGAATACGCCAAACTCAGCACTGCACAGCAAGCGCCGCTGGTTCAGCCCTTTGTCGACGCTCGCCAGGCACTGCAAGGGCAAAAGCGCATAGCCATGATTCGCGATCAATTGCGACATTTTGAAGACGTTCTCTATCCGCACCTGTTGCTGCAACTTGAGCTGCTCGCTCGCCCCAAGCCTGTCGAACAACCCAAACCGCAGCCAGGCTCAGGTACATCCGTTGAGAGTCCCATTCCCGGAAGCCCCGGCGATGGTGCGCCTCCCCCAGCGCCGGTCGTGATCCCTGAGCAGCGCGTAGTGCCCGCGCGCACCATCAAAGTGGGTTACAGCAAGCCTTGGCTGACCAGCGAAGCTGATCTGGATGATTACCTGCGACAGCAACGCGAAGCTTGGTTGAAAGAAATTTTGGCCGGCAACCGCGTACAGATCTGA